Proteins encoded in a region of the Anopheles ziemanni chromosome 2, idAnoZiCoDA_A2_x.2, whole genome shotgun sequence genome:
- the LOC131281575 gene encoding uncharacterized protein LOC131281575, which translates to MSIAVRWAKRRVLVASIATIVLYYFLSSSYQKYQISTIIPHTKPEDVWEFVADFSQMRKLNPTILNFNILADHGNFEHWKYTVTYDERLSHWPYLVNTAVGHFSVRKLPEAEGGQYSVASTHKTCFLLGLFCLNSKGEFKMSRLHQNDTFCEETVFFQCPFFFGRLCRREVEFQRQAIMRNLESHFRQKLHG; encoded by the exons ATGTCGATTGCAGTGCGTTGGGCGAAACGGCGTGTTCTCGTTGCGAGCATTGCGACGATCGTGCTCTACTACTTCCTGTCCTCCTCCTATCAGAAGTACCAAATCAGCACCATCATACCACACACCAAGCCGGAAGACGTGTGGGAGTTCGTGGCCGATTTCAGTCAAATGCGAAAACTCAACCCAACCAT ACTGAACTTCAACATTCTCGCCGACCATGGTAATTTCGAGCACTGGAAGTACACGGTCACGTACGACGAGCGGCTCTCGCACTGGCCCTACCTGGTCAACACGGCGGTCGGGCACTTTTCCGTGAGAAAACTTCCGGAAGCCGAAGGAGGCCAGTACTCGGTAGCGTCCACCCACAAGACCTGCTTCCTTCTCGGGCTGTTTTGTC TAAACTCGAAGGGCGAATTTAAAATGTCTCGCCTTCACCAGAACGATACGTTTTGCGAGGAGACGGTGTTCTTCCAGTGTCCGTTCTTTTTTGGACGTCTTTGCCGCCGGGAAGTCGAATTTCAGCGCCAGGCCATCATGAGGAATTTGGAATCGCATTTCCGGCAGAAGCTACACGGATAG